A genomic window from Vagococcus entomophilus includes:
- a CDS encoding SGNH/GDSL hydrolase family protein — MQKLKSLKKLKGLAFLFIGVTIITFCVLSFVFPKAEQRLGTTTKTSLTKKLTQKEVIRFVALGDSLTEGVGDSTNAGGFVPLLSQALTDKYQLNAVQTDNYGKAGNRTDQILARIKKSTKMQQSIKKADVITLTTGGNDVMKVVRNELMNGINVGSFTSPQKDYVKNLSKLYAEIRKLNKDAPIYQLGIYNPFYLSFSDITELQTIVDNWNSTSEKAVKKQKNAYFIPINDLLYKGIDGKIGVDTKINSDETTESGKVSQTINNLISTTDNFHPNNLGYQIMSNAFQKELDTTKTKWLSK, encoded by the coding sequence ATGCAGAAACTTAAAAGTCTGAAAAAATTGAAAGGATTAGCGTTTTTATTTATTGGTGTAACAATTATCACTTTTTGTGTACTAAGTTTTGTTTTTCCTAAAGCGGAGCAACGTTTGGGTACTACGACCAAAACTAGTTTGACCAAAAAATTAACACAAAAAGAGGTGATCCGTTTCGTTGCCTTGGGTGATTCGCTTACAGAAGGTGTAGGAGATAGTACAAATGCTGGTGGATTTGTTCCTTTACTAAGTCAAGCATTGACTGATAAATATCAATTAAATGCAGTTCAGACAGATAATTATGGGAAAGCTGGAAATCGGACAGATCAAATACTTGCACGAATAAAAAAATCGACCAAAATGCAGCAATCAATCAAAAAAGCAGATGTCATAACGCTCACAACGGGCGGCAATGATGTAATGAAAGTTGTAAGGAATGAGTTGATGAACGGAATTAATGTAGGAAGTTTTACATCACCGCAGAAAGACTATGTGAAAAATCTGTCTAAATTATATGCTGAGATTAGAAAATTGAATAAGGATGCACCTATCTATCAATTAGGAATATACAATCCTTTTTATTTAAGTTTTTCCGATATTACAGAACTTCAAACAATTGTAGACAATTGGAATAGTACCTCAGAAAAAGCAGTGAAGAAGCAAAAAAATGCGTACTTCATTCCTATTAATGATTTACTATATAAAGGAATTGACGGGAAAATCGGGGTAGATACCAAAATAAATTCTGATGAAACTACTGAGAGTGGGAAAGTCAGTCAAACAATCAATAATTTGATTTCTACTACAGATAATTTTCATCCTAATAATTTAGGCTATCAAATTATGTCAAATGCTTTTCAAAAAGAACTAGATACAACCAAGACAAAATGGTTATCTAAATAA
- a CDS encoding ribonuclease HII, translating to MKSNQTIKEIKAQLLQETDQTSAFIKEIEKDTRSGVQNAIRQWRKKLDKQAKLKTHFMEMQQFELQARNQGYKFIAGIDEVGRGPLAGPVVAAAVILPECFNLVEVNDSKQLSASKREELFTQIKAQALAIGIGVVDEKVIDKINIYEATKYAMMQAIEKLEQAPDCLLIDAMTLPCALPQEKIIKGDAKSISIACASIIAKVTRDKMMVDYDHLYPGYCFAKNAGYGTKEHLAGIEKQGICPIHRQSFAPIKNLI from the coding sequence GTGAAAAGTAATCAGACGATTAAAGAAATAAAAGCACAATTATTACAAGAAACAGATCAAACCTCCGCATTCATCAAGGAAATAGAAAAAGATACAAGATCTGGTGTTCAAAATGCCATCAGGCAATGGCGTAAAAAACTAGATAAACAGGCAAAGCTTAAAACTCACTTTATGGAAATGCAGCAGTTTGAACTCCAAGCACGTAATCAAGGTTACAAATTCATTGCTGGGATTGATGAAGTGGGACGTGGTCCATTAGCAGGTCCTGTTGTAGCAGCTGCAGTTATTTTACCAGAATGCTTCAATCTTGTGGAAGTAAATGACTCCAAACAGCTAAGTGCTAGTAAAAGAGAAGAGCTTTTTACGCAAATAAAAGCACAAGCCTTAGCCATTGGAATTGGTGTGGTGGATGAAAAAGTAATTGATAAAATCAATATTTACGAAGCAACCAAATATGCGATGATGCAGGCAATTGAAAAGCTAGAACAAGCACCAGATTGTTTACTGATTGACGCCATGACTCTTCCTTGTGCTTTACCCCAAGAAAAGATTATCAAAGGAGATGCCAAAAGCATTTCGATTGCATGTGCAAGTATTATTGCAAAAGTCACGCGAGATAAGATGATGGTTGACTACGATCATTTATATCCTGGCTACTGTTTTGCTAAAAATGCTGGATATGGAACGAAAGAGCATTTAGCTGGAATAGAAAAACAAGGCATTTGTCCGATACATCGGCAGTCATTTGCTCCAATAAAAAACCTAATTTAA
- the lepB gene encoding signal peptidase I yields MTQVMNGLIMCAISIVLVFIIRGFLFIPLSIDGISMEKNLKQGDHVITEKMSEIHRFDIIVFHLDDGKTYVKRVIGLPGEEITYKKDQLYVNGKKRMESFLTENKKEHAPTSNYTNEFTTSTLLSTKKIPKNCYFVLGDNRRLSKDSRSFGVVHQNQVFGKVVMIYYPFDRMQIIK; encoded by the coding sequence ATGACACAAGTAATGAATGGACTGATCATGTGTGCCATCTCAATTGTACTTGTTTTTATCATAAGGGGTTTTTTATTTATCCCACTTTCCATTGACGGAATATCAATGGAGAAAAATTTAAAGCAAGGAGATCATGTAATTACAGAGAAGATGAGTGAGATTCATCGCTTTGATATCATTGTATTTCATCTAGATGACGGGAAAACCTATGTCAAGCGTGTGATTGGACTTCCAGGCGAAGAAATTACTTACAAGAAAGACCAATTATATGTCAATGGAAAAAAAAGAATGGAGTCTTTTTTGACAGAAAATAAAAAAGAACATGCCCCTACTTCAAACTATACCAATGAATTTACAACAAGTACGTTGTTAAGTACAAAAAAAATCCCTAAAAATTGTTATTTTGTTCTAGGGGACAATCGGCGATTAAGTAAGGATAGTCGGTCTTTTGGTGTTGTTCATCAGAATCAAGTTTTCGGTAAGGTTGTGATGATTTATTATCCATTTGATCGTATGCAAATAATAAAATAG
- a CDS encoding S41 family peptidase → MKNKKVSFNQYIISLIAVAIIAIIGTYLVLDKQVRAIQAENKVQETTLTSNDLKKIDTLYSQIKANYVGKVSKTKLINGALKGMTSALDDPYTVYMDSTESEDLNNTISSSFEGIGATLSLQNELPTIAQAPIKGSPAEKANLKAGDVIMKIDGQSTKGQTLTQDVSKIRGKKGTSVTLNIQRGDENFDVKITRDTIPVDTVYANIDATNKEIGNIKITTFSENTYTELKAAIKKLREAGAKSFVLDVRQNPGGLLDQVEKMASMFLKDGQTIVQFEDKNGAKTVAKASSELDGGQKVTEPVVVLVDDGSASAAEIFAAALNQSAGDKLIGKKTFGKGTVQQVLSETDKSELKITIMKWLTPSGDWIHKKGITPTIEADYPDYAYLTPIDKTKTYKQGDSNTSVKNINAMLKALGYLQVQPSDVYDENTKNAVAKFQTDNSFTSNGETTSETATKLEQNLAKLIGENDQAYKAALKELTK, encoded by the coding sequence TTGAAAAATAAAAAAGTATCTTTTAATCAATATATCATCTCACTTATAGCAGTTGCTATCATAGCAATTATTGGGACTTATTTGGTTTTAGACAAGCAAGTTCGAGCGATTCAAGCTGAAAATAAGGTGCAAGAAACAACGCTTACAAGTAATGACCTAAAAAAAATCGATACATTATATAGTCAAATCAAGGCCAATTATGTTGGGAAAGTCAGTAAAACTAAGCTGATCAATGGAGCTTTAAAAGGAATGACTTCGGCGCTAGATGACCCTTATACGGTTTATATGGATAGTACAGAGTCTGAAGACCTGAATAATACGATTTCTAGCAGTTTTGAAGGAATTGGGGCGACATTGAGCCTTCAAAATGAATTGCCGACTATTGCTCAAGCTCCAATTAAAGGTTCTCCTGCTGAAAAAGCCAATCTAAAAGCAGGAGACGTGATTATGAAAATCGATGGTCAGTCGACAAAAGGTCAGACTCTGACACAAGATGTTTCTAAAATCAGAGGAAAAAAAGGCACATCTGTCACTTTAAATATTCAACGCGGAGATGAAAACTTTGATGTCAAAATCACGCGTGATACGATTCCAGTTGATACTGTTTATGCAAATATTGATGCGACGAATAAAGAAATTGGGAATATTAAAATTACAACTTTTTCAGAAAATACTTATACTGAGTTAAAAGCAGCAATTAAAAAGCTTCGAGAAGCAGGGGCAAAATCATTTGTGTTGGATGTGCGTCAAAATCCCGGAGGTCTGCTCGATCAAGTTGAAAAAATGGCAAGTATGTTTTTAAAAGACGGTCAAACAATTGTTCAATTTGAAGATAAAAATGGGGCAAAAACAGTTGCTAAAGCCAGTTCTGAACTAGATGGTGGACAGAAAGTAACAGAGCCAGTAGTTGTTTTAGTTGATGATGGAAGTGCGAGTGCTGCAGAGATATTTGCGGCTGCGTTAAATCAATCTGCAGGTGACAAGCTAATTGGAAAGAAAACCTTTGGTAAAGGTACGGTGCAACAAGTTTTGAGCGAAACAGACAAGAGTGAACTCAAAATTACCATTATGAAATGGTTGACACCAAGTGGCGATTGGATTCATAAAAAAGGTATTACCCCAACGATAGAAGCTGATTATCCAGATTATGCGTATTTAACTCCTATTGATAAAACGAAGACTTACAAACAAGGAGATAGTAATACTTCTGTAAAAAATATTAATGCAATGCTTAAAGCTTTAGGCTACTTACAAGTACAACCATCTGATGTCTATGATGAAAATACAAAAAATGCGGTAGCAAAATTCCAAACAGACAATAGTTTTACAAGTAATGGGGAAACTACTAGTGAAACTGCAACAAAATTGGAACAAAATCTTGCCAAGTTGATTGGAGAAAACGACCAAGCCTATAAAGCAGCGCTGAAGGAATTAACTAAATAG
- the topA gene encoding type I DNA topoisomerase produces the protein MAYKYLVIVESPAKAKTIEKYLGRNYKVVASVGHIRDLPKSKMGVDIENHYEPHYISIRGKGDIIKQLKSQAKKAQKVYLAADPDREGEAIAWHLAHLLGLDLKDKNRVVFNEITKDAVKAAFKEPRTIKLDLVDAQQARRVLDRLVGYSISPILWRKVKKGLSAGRVQSIALKLILDREKEIREFKPEEYWSIAANFQKGRKKFKANFYGLNGKKKKLKTDKDVKEVTQKLTSKEYKIQNVEKKERKRNPALPFTTSSMQQEAARKINFRTRKTMMVAQQLYEGISLGKEGTVGLITYMRTDSTRISELAKGEAASYIEDKFGKEFSSHGGKKSKQAKGAQDAHEAIRPSSVMRTPDEIKKYLDKDQFKLYNLIWSRFVASQMTPAVLDTMKVTLEQNDVTFIANGSKIKFQGFMKVYVEGKDDGKEEKENVLPDLEIGEIVKAVDLEPKQHFTQPPARFSEPTLIRTLEENGVGRPSTYAPTLETIQRRYYVKLANKRFEPTELGEIVNTIICDFFPQIVDINFTASMEHDLDAVEEGKEEWVEVVDRFYKPFAVELEKAEENIEKIQIKDEPAGFDCELCGHPMVIKLGKYGKFYACSNFPECRNTQAIVKEIGVACPECQKGQVIERKSKKNRIFYGCNRYPECEFTSWDKPIGRDCPKCSHYLVEKKVKGGKQVLCSHCDYQEDIQK, from the coding sequence ATGGCATATAAATATTTAGTTATCGTAGAATCACCAGCTAAGGCTAAAACAATTGAAAAGTACTTAGGACGTAACTATAAAGTTGTCGCGAGTGTCGGACACATCCGAGATTTACCAAAGAGTAAGATGGGTGTCGATATTGAAAATCATTATGAGCCTCACTACATTTCCATTCGTGGGAAAGGTGACATCATTAAACAATTAAAATCACAAGCAAAAAAAGCGCAAAAAGTCTATCTCGCAGCCGATCCAGATAGAGAGGGTGAAGCCATAGCTTGGCATTTGGCTCACCTTCTAGGACTAGATTTGAAAGATAAAAACCGGGTTGTCTTTAATGAAATTACCAAAGACGCGGTGAAAGCAGCGTTCAAAGAACCAAGAACCATTAAACTTGATTTAGTGGACGCGCAACAGGCTCGCCGTGTACTTGATCGTTTAGTAGGATATTCGATTAGCCCAATTCTGTGGCGTAAAGTAAAAAAAGGTCTCAGCGCCGGTCGCGTGCAGTCGATTGCCTTAAAATTAATTCTTGATCGTGAGAAAGAAATTCGTGAGTTTAAGCCTGAGGAGTATTGGAGCATTGCTGCTAATTTTCAAAAAGGCCGGAAAAAATTTAAAGCCAATTTTTACGGATTAAACGGGAAAAAGAAAAAATTAAAAACAGACAAAGATGTTAAAGAAGTTACTCAAAAGCTTACTTCAAAAGAATATAAGATTCAAAACGTAGAAAAGAAAGAGCGCAAAAGAAATCCAGCACTCCCGTTTACAACGAGTAGTATGCAACAAGAGGCGGCACGCAAGATTAATTTCCGTACACGGAAAACGATGATGGTTGCACAGCAACTATACGAAGGAATCTCGCTTGGTAAAGAAGGAACAGTCGGTTTAATTACCTATATGCGTACGGATTCTACAAGAATTTCAGAACTTGCAAAAGGCGAAGCTGCTAGTTACATAGAAGACAAATTTGGTAAAGAATTTTCTTCTCATGGTGGGAAAAAAAGTAAGCAAGCAAAAGGTGCTCAAGATGCCCATGAAGCAATTAGGCCTTCAAGTGTCATGCGTACACCAGATGAAATAAAAAAATATTTGGATAAAGACCAATTCAAATTATATAACTTAATTTGGTCAAGATTTGTTGCTAGCCAAATGACGCCAGCAGTACTGGATACAATGAAAGTCACACTAGAGCAAAACGATGTCACGTTTATTGCCAATGGGTCAAAAATCAAATTTCAAGGTTTCATGAAGGTATATGTTGAGGGGAAAGATGATGGTAAGGAAGAAAAAGAGAATGTCTTACCAGATTTAGAGATAGGCGAAATTGTAAAAGCCGTTGATTTGGAACCAAAACAACATTTCACACAACCACCAGCACGTTTTAGTGAGCCAACGTTGATTCGTACACTAGAGGAAAATGGTGTGGGACGTCCTTCCACCTATGCACCAACGCTTGAAACGATTCAAAGACGTTACTACGTGAAATTAGCCAATAAGCGTTTTGAACCAACTGAATTAGGTGAAATCGTCAATACGATTATTTGTGACTTCTTTCCACAAATTGTTGATATTAACTTTACTGCAAGTATGGAGCACGATCTTGATGCGGTGGAAGAAGGAAAAGAAGAATGGGTAGAAGTTGTGGACCGTTTTTATAAACCTTTTGCAGTCGAATTGGAGAAAGCAGAAGAAAATATCGAAAAAATTCAAATTAAAGATGAACCAGCAGGGTTTGATTGTGAGCTATGTGGGCACCCAATGGTCATTAAACTTGGAAAGTATGGAAAATTCTACGCATGTAGCAACTTTCCAGAGTGCCGAAATACACAAGCAATTGTCAAAGAAATCGGTGTTGCTTGTCCAGAGTGTCAAAAAGGACAGGTTATCGAGAGAAAATCGAAGAAAAATCGTATTTTTTATGGGTGTAATCGTTACCCAGAATGTGAATTTACTTCTTGGGACAAGCCAATCGGTCGAGATTGTCCTAAATGTTCGCATTATCTAGTTGAGAAAAAAGTTAAAGGTGGCAAACAAGTCTTATGTAGTCACTGTGACTATCAAGAAGATATTCAAAAATAA
- a CDS encoding YozE family protein, translated as MNRSFYEYLMTLKGPNISEPETKFANDVGEDLSFPKHSKNYQEISHYLEFNAYYIDNMDLFDEVWEQYVENNA; from the coding sequence ATGAACAGAAGTTTTTATGAGTATTTAATGACGCTTAAAGGACCCAATATCAGTGAGCCAGAAACCAAATTTGCAAACGATGTTGGCGAGGATCTATCTTTTCCAAAACATTCAAAAAACTATCAGGAAATTTCTCATTACCTAGAATTCAATGCTTATTACATCGATAATATGGATTTGTTTGATGAGGTATGGGAGCAATACGTTGAAAATAATGCTTAA
- the ylqF gene encoding ribosome biogenesis GTPase YlqF, with protein MTIQWFPGHMAKAKREVTEKLKFVDIVFELVDARLPISSRNPMLDQIIQQKPRIILLNKGDLADPKETARWQHYFQKQGYASLIVNAQQGKGIKNIVPEAKKVLAEKIAHRSARGLKPQAIRAMCIGIPNVGKSTIMNRLVKKNIAKTGNRPGVTKGQQWLKAGDELELLDTPGILWPKFEDAEIGRKLALTGAIKDNLLHMDDLAIYGLSFWQSFYPQNLTERYALSEQELDLPEAELLMKITEKRGLREDYERGSELIIQEIRSGKLGRFTLDRYQEMSVQSEK; from the coding sequence ATGACAATACAATGGTTTCCAGGACATATGGCAAAAGCCAAGAGAGAAGTAACAGAAAAACTTAAATTTGTTGATATTGTGTTTGAACTGGTAGACGCTCGCCTACCCATTTCAAGTCGTAATCCAATGTTAGATCAAATTATTCAACAAAAGCCCAGAATTATTTTGCTAAATAAAGGGGATTTAGCAGATCCTAAAGAAACAGCTAGATGGCAGCATTATTTCCAAAAACAAGGATATGCTAGCTTAATTGTGAATGCACAGCAAGGAAAAGGAATCAAAAATATTGTACCCGAAGCTAAAAAAGTGTTAGCTGAAAAAATCGCACACCGATCCGCAAGAGGCTTGAAGCCTCAAGCGATTCGAGCAATGTGTATTGGAATACCTAATGTTGGCAAGTCGACGATTATGAACCGACTAGTCAAAAAAAATATTGCAAAGACAGGAAATCGTCCAGGTGTAACCAAAGGACAGCAGTGGTTAAAAGCAGGAGATGAGTTAGAACTGCTTGATACCCCTGGAATCCTTTGGCCGAAGTTTGAAGATGCAGAAATCGGACGAAAATTAGCACTGACTGGTGCAATCAAAGATAATTTACTGCATATGGATGATTTGGCCATTTATGGTTTAAGCTTTTGGCAATCCTTTTATCCGCAAAACTTAACAGAACGGTATGCTTTATCTGAACAAGAGCTGGATTTACCAGAGGCAGAATTATTGATGAAAATCACCGAAAAAAGAGGACTGAGAGAGGACTATGAAAGAGGGAGTGAACTCATCATTCAAGAGATTCGGAGTGGAAAATTAGGTAGATTTACATTGGATCGTTACCAAGAAATGAGTGTTCAAAGTGAAAAGTAA
- the msrA gene encoding peptide-methionine (S)-S-oxide reductase MsrA translates to MKETAIFAGGCFWCMVKPFDTQPGIFSVTSGYTGGHVVNPTYEQVCSGKTGHTEAVEIVYDPEIISYEELVEIYWQQTDPTDAFGQFQDRGDSYRPVIFYQTQEQKFVAEKSRAALQTSGRYDQPIVTKIEQQKPFYPAEEYHQDFYQKDPKRYQAETTPRQKFLQAHWGKEK, encoded by the coding sequence ATGAAAGAAACGGCTATTTTTGCGGGAGGTTGCTTTTGGTGTATGGTCAAACCTTTTGATACGCAACCTGGAATTTTCTCTGTCACTTCAGGCTATACAGGAGGACACGTTGTAAATCCAACTTATGAACAAGTGTGTTCTGGTAAAACAGGTCATACAGAAGCCGTTGAGATTGTTTATGATCCGGAAATTATCTCTTACGAAGAACTGGTAGAGATCTACTGGCAGCAGACGGATCCTACAGATGCTTTTGGACAATTCCAAGATCGAGGAGATAGCTATCGTCCTGTTATTTTTTACCAAACACAAGAGCAAAAGTTCGTCGCTGAAAAAAGTAGAGCTGCGCTACAAACTAGTGGACGGTATGATCAACCAATTGTTACAAAAATTGAACAACAAAAGCCTTTTTATCCAGCTGAAGAGTATCATCAAGACTTTTATCAAAAGGATCCAAAGAGATATCAGGCTGAAACCACTCCACGTCAGAAGTTTCTACAAGCTCACTGGGGTAAAGAAAAATGA
- a CDS encoding YpmS family protein translates to MSRTSQQTKKSDFFKKPKNGWRAAFLILLAIILSCSLFIWVRVTSNREPNYVPTQQTTSKVGNPSFQVNLTKKQVNELIDYYLNDYQKKSGISYSFYLEDQALLKGTFEVLGHDIGFYLYFDPYVMENGDIQLKAKSLSIGTLALPMSQIMRYIANNYNLPKWVEVNAKEQNLTIHLSQLKLKSGLVVKASKINLIDNEIRFNVYLPIKK, encoded by the coding sequence ATGAGTAGAACGAGTCAGCAAACAAAAAAAAGTGATTTTTTTAAAAAGCCAAAAAATGGTTGGCGTGCAGCCTTTTTAATCCTATTAGCCATTATTCTTTCGTGTTCGTTATTTATTTGGGTACGAGTGACAAGCAACCGTGAACCCAATTACGTGCCTACGCAGCAAACGACAAGCAAAGTTGGAAATCCGAGTTTTCAAGTCAATTTGACTAAAAAGCAAGTCAATGAATTGATTGATTATTATTTGAATGATTATCAAAAGAAAAGTGGGATTAGCTATTCTTTTTATTTAGAAGATCAAGCCTTATTAAAAGGAACTTTTGAAGTTTTAGGACATGACATTGGCTTTTACTTATACTTTGATCCATATGTAATGGAGAACGGAGATATTCAATTAAAGGCAAAGAGCCTTTCAATTGGGACACTTGCCTTGCCAATGTCACAAATCATGCGTTATATTGCGAATAACTACAACTTGCCTAAATGGGTGGAAGTAAATGCAAAAGAGCAAAATTTAACGATTCATTTAAGTCAGTTAAAATTAAAATCAGGCCTAGTAGTTAAGGCTTCTAAGATAAATTTAATAGACAACGAGATTCGGTTTAATGTTTATTTACCTATAAAAAAATAA
- a CDS encoding DegV family protein, with product MSKIKIVTDSSCTMEAETVKKLGIHVIALSVMVDGVIYANDENLPGEKFMEMMAHSKALPKTSQPPIGEFAELYDKLGQDGSKIISIHMTEALSGTVNAARQAAQLSQADVTVIDSDFTDQGLSFQVIRAAQLANEGASLEEIVAEVEKVKKNTKLYIGISNLDNLVKGGRISRVAGMLSSIFNMKVVMELLNTELIVETKGRGVKTFNKWFSEFKNELQSLPVKAIGISHAEGLEITQGFKEALQEAFPDIHIPLLHTNPVIATHAGKGAFAIMFYTD from the coding sequence ATGTCAAAAATTAAAATTGTTACAGATTCTTCTTGCACAATGGAGGCAGAAACTGTTAAAAAACTTGGAATTCATGTGATTGCACTTTCTGTTATGGTTGATGGTGTTATTTATGCAAATGATGAAAACTTACCTGGTGAAAAATTTATGGAGATGATGGCTCATTCAAAAGCACTACCTAAAACCAGCCAGCCTCCAATTGGAGAATTTGCAGAGCTATATGATAAATTAGGACAAGATGGTAGTAAAATTATTTCAATCCATATGACAGAAGCGCTCAGTGGAACCGTCAATGCAGCTCGACAAGCAGCCCAGCTTTCACAAGCCGATGTGACGGTAATAGACAGTGATTTCACGGATCAAGGATTGTCTTTCCAAGTAATTCGTGCGGCTCAATTAGCAAATGAAGGGGCTTCTTTAGAAGAAATTGTCGCAGAAGTTGAAAAAGTTAAAAAGAATACCAAACTGTATATCGGCATTTCAAATTTAGATAATCTTGTTAAAGGTGGCAGAATTAGTCGTGTTGCGGGTATGCTGTCTAGTATTTTCAACATGAAAGTGGTTATGGAGCTTTTAAACACAGAGTTAATTGTTGAAACAAAAGGTAGAGGTGTAAAAACGTTTAATAAATGGTTTTCTGAATTTAAAAACGAGTTACAAAGTCTGCCAGTGAAAGCCATTGGAATTTCTCATGCGGAAGGATTAGAAATAACGCAAGGATTTAAAGAAGCTTTGCAAGAAGCCTTCCCAGATATTCATATTCCTTTGTTGCATACGAACCCAGTAATTGCAACACATGCGGGTAAAGGTGCTTTTGCCATTATGTTTTACACGGATTAG
- the dprA gene encoding DNA-processing protein DprA translates to MLPERRYFLFLMKQIPSLSNVQLLKMLQYLENYHCKQVSFLELCDALQLRTKMKEVLITSYEKILKNEKKWQLNYQNEKFITLLDEAYPSCLAEIYNPPVLLFYRGDIQLLSKSSLALIGSRAATSSGRKVIERLVPGLVRAGIPIVSGLARGIDTYAHQMTIRQKGSTIAVIGSGLERTYPKENFRLQQFIAKNHLLVTEYPDDTPPFSYHFPMRNRIIAGITQGTCVVEARRRSGTLITAQYALEAGRSVFCVPGDSTKPTTEGCHELIQQGAKCIWKSEHIIEEFL, encoded by the coding sequence ATGTTGCCAGAGCGAAGATACTTTTTATTTTTAATGAAACAAATCCCAAGTCTAAGCAATGTACAATTATTAAAGATGCTTCAATATTTGGAAAACTATCATTGCAAACAGGTTTCTTTTTTAGAATTATGTGATGCGCTACAATTACGGACAAAAATGAAAGAGGTCCTTATTACCTCGTATGAGAAGATACTTAAAAATGAAAAGAAATGGCAGTTGAATTATCAAAATGAAAAGTTTATTACTTTATTAGACGAAGCATACCCTAGTTGCTTGGCTGAAATTTACAATCCACCTGTCTTACTTTTTTACAGAGGAGATATTCAGTTACTGTCTAAGTCATCGCTAGCACTCATCGGATCAAGGGCGGCAACAAGCTCAGGTAGAAAGGTAATAGAGCGCTTAGTACCGGGACTGGTCCGTGCGGGTATCCCAATTGTAAGTGGACTTGCCAGAGGGATTGATACTTACGCCCATCAAATGACCATTAGACAAAAAGGGAGCACGATTGCAGTGATTGGTTCTGGATTAGAGCGAACCTACCCAAAAGAAAACTTTCGACTTCAGCAATTTATTGCAAAAAATCATTTATTAGTGACCGAGTACCCAGATGATACGCCCCCTTTTTCTTACCATTTTCCAATGAGAAACCGAATTATTGCAGGGATTACGCAAGGTACTTGCGTTGTGGAGGCAAGAAGAAGGAGTGGGACCTTGATTACCGCACAGTATGCACTCGAAGCTGGACGTAGTGTTTTTTGTGTACCTGGTGATAGTACAAAACCAACCACAGAGGGGTGTCACGAATTAATTCAGCAAGGGGCGAAATGTATCTGGAAATCCGAACATATAATAGAAGAATTTTTATAA